In Colwellia sp. M166, a genomic segment contains:
- the cysI gene encoding assimilatory sulfite reductase (NADPH) hemoprotein subunit, with protein sequence MTDLIEKNQANGPLIVEGKHADNERLKAESNFLRGTIADDLKDNVTGGFTADNFQLIRTHGMYQQDDRDIRNERTKQKLEPLHNVMLRARMPGGIITPTQWLAIDKFSREKTSYGSIRITTRQTFQFHGVLKPNIKLMHQTLNEYGIDSIATAGDVNRNVLCTTNPVESELHQEAYEWAKKISEHLLPKTRAYAEIWLDGEKIEEGANGEVVEPILGSTYLPRKFKTTVVIPPQNDVDVHANDLNFIAIAKDGKLIGFNVLVGGGLAMTHGDKSTYPRKADDFGFVELAKTLDVATAVVTTQRDWGNRVNRKNAKTKYTLDRVGVDTFKAEVEQRAGITFAESRPYEFTGRGDRIGWTEGFDGKYHLALFIENGRLLDKPNLPLKTGVAEIAKIHKGDFRMTANQNLIIAGVASEDKAEIERLAREHGLISDGTSVQRKNSMACVAFPTCPLAMAEAERYLPGLVTDVEAILAKHNVAEESIILRVTGCPNGCGRAMLAEIGLVGKGPSKYNMHLGGNIAGTRVPKMYKENLNEEDILQEIDTLVKRWVAERNIAEAFGDFVIRVGIVKEVKVSKRDFHD encoded by the coding sequence ATGACTGATTTAATTGAAAAAAATCAAGCTAATGGGCCGTTAATTGTTGAAGGTAAACATGCTGATAATGAACGCTTAAAAGCGGAAAGTAATTTCTTACGCGGTACCATAGCCGATGACTTAAAAGATAATGTTACCGGTGGTTTTACTGCTGATAACTTTCAGTTGATCAGAACTCATGGCATGTATCAACAAGATGATCGTGATATTAGAAATGAACGTACTAAGCAAAAGTTAGAGCCGTTACACAATGTTATGCTGCGTGCTCGTATGCCTGGTGGCATTATCACCCCGACACAATGGTTAGCGATTGATAAATTTTCTCGTGAAAAAACCAGCTACGGTAGTATTCGTATTACCACACGCCAAACCTTTCAGTTTCATGGTGTATTGAAGCCTAATATTAAGTTAATGCATCAAACCTTAAATGAATATGGTATTGATTCTATCGCTACGGCGGGTGATGTAAACCGTAATGTACTTTGTACTACTAATCCTGTTGAATCTGAACTTCATCAAGAAGCTTATGAATGGGCTAAAAAAATTAGTGAGCATTTACTACCGAAAACACGTGCATATGCAGAAATTTGGCTAGATGGCGAAAAAATTGAAGAAGGTGCAAATGGTGAAGTTGTCGAGCCTATTTTAGGATCTACTTATTTGCCTCGTAAGTTTAAAACGACGGTGGTTATTCCCCCGCAAAATGATGTTGACGTACATGCTAATGATTTAAATTTTATTGCTATCGCTAAAGACGGGAAGCTTATCGGCTTTAATGTCTTGGTCGGTGGCGGTTTAGCTATGACACACGGAGATAAATCAACTTATCCACGTAAAGCGGATGACTTTGGCTTTGTTGAGTTAGCTAAAACCTTAGATGTTGCTACCGCTGTTGTTACAACTCAACGTGATTGGGGGAACCGTGTCAATCGTAAGAATGCGAAGACTAAATATACCCTTGATCGTGTCGGTGTTGATACTTTTAAAGCTGAAGTCGAGCAGCGCGCAGGTATTACTTTTGCAGAAAGTCGCCCTTATGAATTTACTGGCCGTGGTGATCGTATCGGTTGGACCGAAGGTTTTGACGGTAAATATCATTTAGCATTATTTATTGAAAATGGTCGCTTGCTTGATAAGCCTAATTTGCCTTTAAAAACTGGCGTGGCGGAAATTGCTAAAATCCATAAAGGTGATTTTAGAATGACAGCCAACCAGAATTTAATTATTGCGGGTGTTGCTAGTGAAGATAAGGCTGAAATTGAGCGTTTAGCTAGAGAGCACGGTTTAATTTCTGATGGTACTTCAGTACAACGCAAAAACTCTATGGCTTGTGTGGCATTTCCAACTTGTCCGTTAGCAATGGCAGAAGCAGAAAGATATTTACCCGGTTTAGTGACTGATGTTGAAGCTATATTGGCTAAGCATAATGTTGCTGAGGAGAGTATTATCTTACGAGTGACTGGTTGCCCTAATGGCTGTGGACGTGCAATGTTGGCTGAAATTGGTCTCGTTGGTAAGGGACCAAGTAAATATAATATGCACTTAGGTGGTAACATTGCTGGCACACGCGTGCCTAAAATGTATAAAGAAAACCTTAACGAAGAAGATATTTTGCAAGAAATAGATACTTTAGTTAAGCGGTGGGTTGCAGAGCGAAACATAGCAGAAGCCTTTGGCGATTTTGTAATTCGTGTCGGTATTGTCAAAGAAGTTAAAGTTAGCAAGCGAGATTTTCATGACTAA
- a CDS encoding phosphoadenylyl-sulfate reductase, translating to MTNIIQARTPSVINNRFPASLPEPWLKQWNELLEKQSATQRVEWAMENLPSQFVLSSSFGIQSAVMLHMLTQIDPNIPVLITDTGHLFPETYQFIEQMTERLKLNLQVYSAKESAAWQQAKYGQEWATDEASLKAYNRRNKVEPLERGLSELQAGTWFSGVRRQQSSHREGLSVVSILRGRFKVHPIIDWTNKDVHQYLTANNLPYHPLWEEGYVSVGDVHSTQPLTAGMDESDTRFSGMQRECGLHTDGDGI from the coding sequence ATGACTAACATAATTCAAGCTAGAACACCTTCGGTGATTAATAATCGATTCCCTGCTTCATTGCCAGAGCCTTGGTTAAAGCAGTGGAATGAATTGTTAGAAAAGCAATCGGCAACACAGCGAGTAGAATGGGCGATGGAAAACTTGCCATCGCAATTTGTCTTATCGTCTAGCTTTGGTATTCAGTCAGCCGTGATGTTACATATGTTGACTCAGATTGACCCTAATATTCCGGTGTTAATAACAGATACTGGGCATTTGTTTCCTGAAACTTATCAGTTCATTGAACAGATGACTGAACGTTTAAAGTTAAATTTGCAGGTCTACAGTGCCAAAGAAAGTGCCGCTTGGCAACAAGCTAAGTATGGACAAGAGTGGGCAACAGATGAAGCTTCTTTGAAAGCTTATAACCGACGTAATAAAGTTGAGCCACTAGAGCGTGGTTTAAGTGAGTTGCAAGCGGGGACTTGGTTTTCAGGTGTTCGTCGACAACAATCTAGCCATCGTGAAGGTTTATCTGTCGTCAGCATTTTACGTGGGCGTTTTAAAGTTCATCCAATTATCGATTGGACAAATAAAGATGTTCATCAATATTTAACGGCGAATAATCTACCTTATCATCCGTTATGGGAAGAGGGTTATGTTTCGGTTGGTGATGTTCATAGTACACAGCCACTAACCGCTGGAATGGATGAAAGTGACACTCGCTTCTCTGGTATGCAACGAGAGTGTGGCTTACATACTGACGGTGATGGGATTTAA
- a CDS encoding TIGR03899 family protein, whose amino-acid sequence MASNSIKEDTVIEHSVEQDTHTIVEQEQAQNVEKNNSSANPSSQQQLLGFAKKFSLDAAFLPENKQAPLEDRAYRRKKLDELRQQKNMEEIMLRAAQYCSDGTITDRADQDWFSHFVRLAEGISNKTMQNLWAKILAGEISHPGSYSLKTLQIFRSMSITEAKLLAKACSLAVSDGRKKNIRVISGAYQIPKLFNFFNRQRQQRLDLSLAGLNYADILTLADNHLLFEQEAESHALAKGEKIQFNYNGKPLSFVAKKADAILTFYKFTPIGTELAHLVNDNMDDNYLTTMKTQLAENFIIEG is encoded by the coding sequence GTGGCGTCAAATTCGATTAAAGAAGATACAGTAATTGAGCATTCTGTGGAACAAGACACACATACTATCGTCGAGCAGGAACAAGCCCAAAACGTCGAAAAAAACAACTCAAGCGCTAATCCTTCTTCACAGCAACAACTGTTAGGCTTTGCTAAAAAGTTTTCCTTAGACGCTGCATTTTTGCCCGAAAATAAACAAGCACCATTAGAAGATCGCGCATATCGGCGAAAAAAATTAGATGAGTTACGCCAACAAAAAAATATGGAAGAAATTATGCTACGAGCAGCTCAATATTGCTCTGATGGCACTATTACTGACCGCGCTGACCAAGACTGGTTTAGTCATTTTGTCAGACTTGCTGAAGGTATCAGTAATAAAACCATGCAAAATTTATGGGCAAAAATTTTAGCTGGTGAAATATCTCACCCAGGTTCTTATTCTTTAAAAACCTTACAAATATTTAGAAGCATGAGTATTACCGAAGCAAAATTATTAGCAAAAGCTTGTAGTTTAGCTGTAAGTGATGGTCGTAAAAAAAATATTAGAGTGATCAGTGGTGCTTACCAAATTCCCAAGTTATTTAACTTCTTTAATCGTCAGCGACAACAACGCTTAGATCTCAGTCTAGCGGGGTTGAACTACGCTGATATTTTAACCTTGGCCGATAATCATTTACTATTTGAACAAGAAGCTGAGAGCCACGCACTTGCTAAGGGAGAGAAGATCCAGTTTAACTATAATGGTAAACCACTCAGTTTTGTGGCAAAAAAAGCCGACGCCATACTGACCTTTTATAAGTTTACACCCATTGGCACTGAGCTAGCTCATCTAGTAAATGACAATATGGATGATAATTACTTAACAACAATGAAGACACAGTTGGCTGAAAACTTTATTATTGAAGGATAA
- a CDS encoding EAL domain-containing protein, whose amino-acid sequence MQVSENTNDDFLFIDDSEEDEILDSAIRDTWKVLIVDDDPEIHSVTQLALSDLVVLGRHLEYLHAYSGQDACKLIAAHEDIVLVLLDVVMESDDAGLAVVKYIREELKRDDIRIVLRTGQPGYAPEESVIKDYDINDYKTKTELTRRKLVTTVYAAIRSYQQIDSVTKNRKGLEKIIGAAANLLELHTVHDYAQGVLIEFKKLVDSTNSIFCARGQGIVEGADDLSLYILGQEGLTESKLNQKLVALDNRDIAGQITSCFQQKQHFFNASSTSFYFASGGFRAVIHLELEQALTTIEMQLIEVFLTNIATGYENVHLFQKLRNAAYKDWLTELPNRLDFVNLLDDFCQSDDDNLVTALVDINHFSDINDGLGQDIGNQLLMAVSARIRALSEKNHLARIGADVFGIIGPKESVNPETLMALFSQPFAAGEQNLPVSASFGFCSKKSAGTRGVKVLNQINIALNLAKKSLQEPFVYYHQEMEDKTLWRLGMIRQLRTDFAENRLELWYQPQLSLATGKIIGAEALLRWKTAEGKFISPAVFIPLAEYSGLIIEIGNWVVDQACQQLQRLAQSQFGDVSISVNVSIPQFKRDNFVDKIIEITQLNKVDPSKLELEITENVLMDEPQVIIDALVQLKAQGISIALDDFGTGFSSLSYLQKLPLDRLKVDRSFVNDIAEPGGSIIADTIINLGKQMNLKVIAEGIESIEQEVELKALGCDEVQGFYYAKPMPADEFFTCLEKRNR is encoded by the coding sequence ATGCAAGTTTCTGAAAATACGAACGATGATTTTTTGTTTATCGATGATAGCGAAGAAGATGAAATATTAGATTCCGCTATAAGGGATACTTGGAAAGTTTTAATTGTCGATGACGATCCTGAGATCCATTCAGTAACTCAGCTTGCTTTATCTGATCTGGTTGTTTTAGGTCGCCATTTAGAATATCTGCATGCTTATTCTGGTCAAGACGCTTGTAAGTTAATTGCAGCACATGAAGATATTGTTCTGGTTTTACTTGATGTCGTTATGGAAAGTGATGATGCGGGTCTTGCGGTTGTTAAATATATCCGTGAAGAATTAAAGCGTGATGATATTCGTATCGTTTTACGTACCGGTCAGCCGGGTTATGCGCCTGAAGAAAGCGTTATTAAAGATTATGATATCAATGATTATAAAACAAAAACTGAATTAACTCGTCGCAAGTTAGTAACAACCGTTTATGCCGCTATTCGTTCATATCAACAAATTGATTCTGTCACTAAAAATAGAAAAGGTTTAGAAAAAATCATTGGTGCTGCTGCTAATCTATTAGAGCTACATACTGTTCATGATTATGCACAAGGGGTATTAATTGAATTTAAAAAGTTAGTTGATAGTACCAATAGTATTTTCTGTGCTCGTGGTCAAGGTATTGTTGAAGGTGCTGATGATTTAAGTTTATATATCCTTGGTCAAGAGGGATTAACTGAATCAAAACTAAATCAAAAACTTGTAGCCTTAGATAATCGTGATATAGCAGGGCAGATAACCAGTTGTTTTCAACAAAAACAACACTTCTTTAATGCCAGTTCAACCTCATTTTATTTCGCTAGCGGTGGTTTTAGAGCCGTCATCCATTTAGAGCTTGAGCAAGCGTTAACAACTATTGAAATGCAACTTATTGAAGTTTTTCTGACCAACATAGCCACCGGTTATGAAAATGTGCATTTGTTCCAAAAACTGCGTAATGCCGCTTATAAAGACTGGTTAACGGAATTGCCGAATCGGTTAGATTTTGTTAATTTATTAGATGACTTTTGTCAAAGTGACGATGATAATTTAGTCACGGCACTGGTAGATATTAATCACTTTAGTGATATTAATGATGGTCTAGGACAAGATATTGGTAACCAGTTGCTGATGGCGGTTTCTGCACGTATTCGTGCATTAAGTGAAAAAAATCATTTGGCCCGAATTGGTGCCGATGTTTTTGGTATTATTGGTCCGAAAGAAAGTGTTAATCCTGAAACCTTAATGGCACTCTTTAGTCAGCCATTTGCAGCGGGAGAGCAAAATTTACCTGTCAGTGCTAGCTTTGGTTTTTGTTCGAAAAAATCGGCTGGAACTCGTGGAGTAAAAGTCTTAAATCAAATCAATATTGCCCTTAATCTAGCTAAAAAATCTCTTCAAGAACCCTTTGTTTATTATCATCAAGAAATGGAAGATAAAACACTCTGGCGTTTAGGTATGATCAGACAACTACGTACCGATTTTGCTGAAAACCGTTTAGAGCTTTGGTATCAACCACAATTAAGCTTGGCAACGGGGAAAATAATTGGTGCGGAAGCTTTACTGCGCTGGAAAACGGCTGAAGGTAAGTTTATTTCACCTGCGGTATTTATTCCATTAGCTGAGTATTCAGGTTTAATTATTGAAATTGGCAATTGGGTTGTCGATCAAGCTTGTCAACAACTACAGCGACTTGCACAAAGTCAATTTGGCGATGTCAGTATCTCAGTAAATGTTTCGATACCTCAATTTAAGCGTGACAACTTTGTTGATAAAATTATTGAAATAACACAGCTAAATAAAGTCGATCCGAGTAAATTGGAATTAGAAATTACTGAAAATGTTTTAATGGATGAACCGCAAGTTATTATTGATGCTTTAGTACAGTTAAAAGCACAAGGTATTAGTATTGCGCTAGATGATTTTGGTACCGGCTTTTCATCATTAAGTTACCTACAAAAGCTACCTTTGGACCGATTAAAAGTTGATCGTTCGTTTGTCAATGACATTGCTGAGCCAGGCGGCTCAATTATAGCGGATACTATTATTAACTTAGGTAAACAAATGAACTTGAAAGTTATTGCTGAAGGGATAGAGAGCATCGAGCAAGAAGTTGAATTAAAAGCTTTAGGCTGTGATGAAGTACAAGGTTTTTATTATGCTAAGCCGATGCCGGCTGATGAGTTCTTTACTTGTTTAGAAAAAAGAAATCGATAG
- a CDS encoding MFS transporter → MPLSSKLRSPESLLLAMAFIMPLVFSVWMALLNNFVLEQANFTGVEIGILQSLREIPGFLAFTVIYLLLFIKEQKLALMALALTSLGVAATGFFPSVIGLYLTTIIMSVGFHYFETVSQSLTLQWIDKDKTAHFLGRALSVKSIASLMAFSSIWLLMEQFSWSYKSTYVLFGGIALVFTIALALLFPYFPQPIEQSRRLILRKRYLLFYALTFFSGARRQIFVVFAGFLMVEKFHYSVADISALFLINYIFNWLFAAKIGQFIGRVSERSVLRFEYIGLTILFILYGLVENANIAAALYVIDHLFFALAIAIKTYFQKIALPEDIAASAGVSFSINHIAAVVIPALLGMVWIVNASWVFYIGAGFACCSLLLTLFMPYAPSLNVEFRTKEKALVEQVL, encoded by the coding sequence ATGCCATTAAGTAGTAAATTACGCTCACCAGAAAGTTTACTGCTCGCTATGGCATTTATTATGCCGTTAGTGTTTTCAGTTTGGATGGCTTTGCTAAATAACTTTGTGCTTGAACAAGCCAATTTTACCGGTGTTGAAATTGGCATATTACAAAGCTTAAGAGAGATTCCTGGCTTTCTTGCTTTTACCGTTATTTACCTTTTGCTATTTATTAAAGAGCAAAAACTCGCTTTAATGGCTTTAGCCTTAACAAGCTTAGGGGTAGCGGCAACTGGATTTTTCCCTTCGGTGATTGGCTTATATCTCACGACAATTATTATGTCAGTTGGTTTTCATTATTTTGAGACCGTTAGCCAGTCTCTGACTTTACAATGGATTGATAAGGACAAAACCGCACACTTTTTGGGCCGTGCTTTGTCGGTAAAATCTATTGCCTCATTAATGGCATTTTCCAGTATTTGGCTGTTAATGGAACAGTTTTCGTGGAGCTATAAATCAACCTACGTGTTATTCGGTGGTATTGCATTAGTGTTTACCATTGCCTTAGCTTTATTGTTTCCTTATTTCCCACAACCCATCGAACAATCTCGTCGATTGATATTACGTAAACGTTACTTGTTATTCTACGCGTTAACATTTTTCAGTGGTGCTCGTAGACAAATTTTTGTCGTATTCGCCGGCTTTTTAATGGTAGAAAAGTTTCACTATAGTGTTGCTGATATCAGCGCGTTGTTCCTCATCAACTATATATTTAATTGGTTGTTCGCCGCTAAAATTGGGCAATTTATTGGCCGAGTCAGTGAACGCAGTGTGTTACGTTTTGAGTATATTGGTTTAACTATTCTTTTTATTCTTTATGGTTTGGTCGAGAACGCTAATATCGCGGCCGCACTATATGTCATTGACCACTTATTTTTTGCACTGGCTATTGCGATAAAAACCTATTTTCAAAAAATTGCTTTACCGGAAGATATTGCAGCAAGCGCAGGGGTAAGCTTTTCGATTAATCATATTGCAGCCGTGGTGATTCCAGCTTTGCTTGGTATGGTTTGGATAGTTAATGCGTCATGGGTATTTTATATCGGTGCTGGGTTTGCCTGTTGCTCATTACTATTAACGCTGTTTATGCCATACGCACCGAGCCTAAACGTAGAGTTTCGTACAAAAGAAAAAGCACTTGTAGAACAAGTGCTTTAA
- a CDS encoding MazG nucleotide pyrophosphohydrolase domain-containing protein yields the protein MKINKLAEQNYAWVERMGWHNKTTLEALALVASEVGEAINECRGEKPTDNFAEELADIVLRVLDIAHWQGIDMEQELLNKMKKNEQRGTRGRVK from the coding sequence ATGAAAATTAATAAATTAGCTGAACAAAATTACGCTTGGGTTGAACGTATGGGCTGGCACAATAAAACAACCTTAGAGGCACTTGCTTTAGTTGCCTCAGAAGTGGGAGAAGCGATAAACGAATGTCGTGGTGAAAAGCCAACAGATAACTTCGCTGAAGAGTTAGCTGATATCGTCTTGAGAGTGTTAGATATTGCCCATTGGCAAGGTATAGATATGGAGCAGGAACTGTTAAATAAAATGAAAAAAAATGAACAAAGAGGCACTCGTGGTCGTGTTAAATAA
- the fadB gene encoding fatty acid oxidation complex subunit alpha FadB, translated as MLFQGKSLSAQLLDDGIVEFKFDAQGSVNKFDQATFKEYIAVVDAINNCSEAKGVLVTSAKSSFIVGADITEFLEIFKKPEAELMPWIKQGSDVFDSFEDINLPTVVAINGFALGGGCEMTLACDYRIADTSCSIGLPEVKLGLIPGFGGTVRLPRVIGADNAVEWMSTGKAFRAEQAMAVGLLDAVVAPEHLREAALKMLNQAIAGKLDWRAKRQPKLAALKLSPVEAIMTFNTCKGMIAAKAGKHYPAPMVMVKTIEAAAGLGRAGAMALENAGFAKLAKTDAATAQIGLFMADQVVKGKAKKAGKQATKAVNKAAVLGAGIMGGGIAYQSAYKGTPIIMKDINDQALDLGLTTAAGILTKQVERGRMTAKKMAGVLNNITPSLSYDSVKDVDIVVEAVVENPKVKAMVLAEVESYVSDDAIVTSNTSTISIDLLATSVKRKDKFCGMHFFNPVNKMPLVEVIRGKETSDETVAAVVAYAAKMGKSPIVVNDCPGFYINRVLFPYFAGFSQLVLEGADFVAVDKVMEKQFGWPMGPAYLLDVVGIDTADHCTGVMSAGFPTRMTKIDNDPVSALYNEKRLGQKNGKGFYDYGKDKRGRPTKVAAQAAYDLFAGVSTGVDKKDFTQDETIARLMIPMVNEVVRCLEEGVVDTAAEADMGLIYGLGFPPFRGGPIRYLETLGLDNFIAMADKYAHLGEIYQVTDGMRAMAKSGQSYFTTDVKTA; from the coding sequence ATGTTATTTCAAGGCAAAAGCCTTTCTGCCCAGTTGTTAGATGACGGCATTGTCGAATTTAAATTCGATGCGCAAGGCTCAGTTAACAAGTTTGATCAGGCAACGTTTAAAGAATATATCGCTGTAGTTGATGCGATTAATAATTGCAGTGAAGCAAAAGGAGTACTGGTAACTTCAGCTAAGTCTTCATTCATTGTTGGTGCTGATATCACTGAGTTTTTAGAGATATTTAAAAAGCCAGAAGCTGAATTGATGCCTTGGATAAAGCAAGGTTCTGATGTTTTTGATTCATTTGAAGATATCAACTTACCGACAGTTGTTGCTATTAATGGCTTCGCTTTAGGTGGTGGTTGTGAAATGACTCTAGCTTGTGACTATCGTATTGCTGATACGTCATGTTCAATCGGTTTACCAGAAGTAAAATTAGGTTTAATTCCTGGTTTTGGTGGCACCGTGCGTTTACCACGTGTTATTGGCGCTGATAATGCAGTTGAGTGGATGTCTACAGGTAAAGCGTTTAGAGCTGAACAAGCAATGGCTGTAGGCTTACTTGACGCCGTCGTTGCTCCAGAGCATTTACGTGAAGCGGCATTAAAAATGTTAAACCAAGCGATTGCTGGCAAATTAGATTGGCGTGCAAAACGTCAACCTAAACTAGCAGCATTAAAGCTTTCTCCAGTAGAAGCTATTATGACCTTCAATACCTGTAAAGGTATGATCGCAGCTAAAGCGGGTAAGCATTACCCTGCACCAATGGTGATGGTTAAAACCATTGAAGCTGCAGCAGGTTTAGGCCGTGCTGGCGCAATGGCTTTAGAAAACGCAGGCTTTGCGAAATTAGCGAAAACTGATGCTGCTACTGCACAAATTGGCCTATTTATGGCTGACCAAGTAGTAAAAGGCAAGGCGAAAAAAGCCGGCAAGCAAGCAACTAAAGCGGTTAATAAAGCAGCTGTGTTGGGTGCAGGTATTATGGGCGGCGGTATTGCATACCAGTCTGCTTATAAAGGCACGCCAATTATCATGAAAGATATTAACGACCAAGCACTTGATTTAGGTCTTACTACGGCAGCGGGTATTTTAACTAAACAAGTTGAACGTGGCCGCATGACAGCGAAAAAAATGGCTGGCGTGTTAAATAACATCACACCATCATTAAGCTACGACAGCGTTAAAGATGTTGATATTGTTGTTGAAGCTGTAGTAGAAAATCCAAAAGTTAAAGCAATGGTTTTAGCTGAAGTTGAAAGCTATGTTAGCGATGACGCTATCGTGACTTCAAACACTTCAACTATTTCAATTGATTTACTAGCGACAAGTGTAAAACGTAAAGACAAATTCTGTGGCATGCATTTCTTCAATCCGGTAAACAAAATGCCACTAGTTGAAGTTATTCGTGGTAAAGAAACTTCTGATGAAACCGTTGCTGCTGTTGTAGCCTACGCTGCGAAAATGGGTAAATCACCTATCGTTGTTAACGACTGTCCTGGTTTTTATATCAACCGTGTTTTATTCCCATACTTTGCTGGCTTTAGCCAATTAGTACTTGAAGGTGCTGATTTTGTTGCTGTTGATAAAGTCATGGAAAAACAATTTGGTTGGCCTATGGGCCCAGCATACTTACTTGATGTTGTGGGTATTGATACTGCTGATCATTGTACGGGTGTTATGTCTGCTGGTTTCCCAACCCGTATGACTAAAATTGATAATGACCCAGTAAGTGCTTTATATAACGAAAAACGTTTAGGTCAGAAAAACGGCAAAGGCTTCTACGATTACGGTAAAGATAAGCGCGGGCGCCCAACAAAAGTTGCAGCACAAGCAGCTTATGACTTGTTTGCAGGTGTAAGTACTGGCGTAGATAAAAAAGACTTCACTCAAGACGAAACTATTGCTCGCTTGATGATCCCTATGGTCAATGAAGTGGTTCGTTGTTTAGAAGAAGGTGTAGTTGATACTGCAGCTGAAGCTGACATGGGCTTAATTTACGGTTTAGGCTTCCCGCCATTTAGAGGGGGTCCAATTCGTTATTTAGAAACATTAGGTTTAGATAACTTTATTGCAATGGCAGATAAATATGCGCACCTAGGCGAAATTTATCAAGTTACTGATGGCATGCGCGCAATGGCGAAATCTGGTCAGTCATATTTTACAACCGACGTTAAAACAGCTTAG
- the fadA gene encoding acetyl-CoA C-acyltransferase FadA, with amino-acid sequence MKEVVIVDCIRTPMGRSKAGVFRNVRAETLSAHLMQQLLVRNPNLDPALIEDIIWGNVKQTKEQGFNIARNAQLLTDIPKSTGAVTVNRLCGSSMQALHDATTNIMAGQGDVFLVGGVEHMGHVPMMYDVDFDPALSKHISRAAGNMGLTAELLGMQHGITRAEQDAFGARSHQLAHKAMLEGRWANEIVPTLGHDAMGALTLIEHDEVIRPETTIESLAGLRPVFDPVNGTVTAGTSSALSDGASAMLVMSAERAKAMGLTPRVKIRGMAIAGCDPSTMGFGPVPATKKALQRAGLTLADIELAEFNEAFAAQALSCVRSLGLEDKVDDMINLNGGAIALGHPLGCSGTRISGTLINLMEAKDVNIGLATMCIGLGQGIATVFERV; translated from the coding sequence ATGAAAGAAGTCGTTATTGTCGATTGCATCCGTACCCCAATGGGGCGCTCAAAAGCTGGTGTTTTTCGTAATGTTCGTGCTGAAACTTTATCAGCACATTTAATGCAGCAACTATTGGTTAGAAACCCTAACCTTGATCCCGCATTAATTGAAGACATTATCTGGGGCAACGTTAAGCAAACTAAAGAGCAAGGTTTTAATATTGCTCGTAATGCTCAACTATTAACAGATATTCCAAAGTCTACCGGTGCTGTCACCGTGAACCGCTTATGTGGTTCATCAATGCAAGCACTACATGACGCCACTACTAATATCATGGCCGGTCAAGGCGATGTATTTTTAGTTGGTGGTGTTGAACACATGGGTCACGTACCTATGATGTACGATGTAGATTTTGATCCAGCATTGAGCAAACATATCTCACGTGCTGCTGGTAACATGGGCTTAACAGCTGAGTTACTCGGTATGCAACACGGTATCACTCGTGCTGAACAAGACGCTTTTGGCGCTCGTTCTCATCAACTGGCTCATAAAGCAATGCTTGAAGGCCGTTGGGCAAACGAAATCGTACCAACTTTAGGTCATGATGCGATGGGCGCGTTAACGCTTATCGAGCATGATGAAGTTATTCGTCCTGAAACGACGATTGAAAGTTTAGCGGGCTTACGTCCAGTATTTGATCCGGTAAATGGTACGGTAACAGCGGGTACTTCTTCTGCACTTTCTGATGGCGCTTCGGCGATGTTAGTAATGTCAGCTGAACGTGCGAAAGCGATGGGCTTAACACCACGTGTTAAAATTCGTGGTATGGCTATCGCAGGTTGTGATCCATCTACTATGGGCTTTGGCCCAGTGCCAGCAACGAAAAAAGCACTACAACGTGCAGGTTTAACCTTAGCCGATATCGAATTAGCTGAATTTAACGAAGCATTTGCAGCACAAGCATTGTCATGTGTACGTTCATTAGGTTTAGAAGATAAAGTGGATGACATGATTAACCTTAACGGTGGTGCTATTGCACTAGGCCATCCTCTAGGTTGTTCAGGTACACGTATTTCAGGTACGTTAATTAACTTAATGGAAGCAAAAGACGTTAACATTGGTTTAGCGACTATGTGTATTGGTTTAGGCCAAGGTATCGCGACCGTATTTGAACGAGTGTGA